The Chitinispirillales bacterium genome has a segment encoding these proteins:
- the murJ gene encoding murein biosynthesis integral membrane protein MurJ: protein MKKNLQQTSSSAIFVVFSSNVLSKIIGFLLVVVFASTVGTSSDGDAYTFAFILPDLVNHLLAGSALSIAFIPIFQELSDNQEKQNRFFSNIFTIGTIVFVSVLLICFFATPFFVKILAGNSITTNIQTFELTVKLTRIVLPAQLFFFWGAIFIGVQQANKNYKFSALAPIVYDTIIIIFGLVFFKFIGIAGFSWGVLFGAFVGHTLIQFFGAKRFSIKYSPYINIKDKDFLQWFYKTIPLALGLGITFSNEFTFRFFGSRIENGQGAIVALNYAYKIVMIIVVLFGSSIAGTIYPFLSEKAKEKKYDEMENFLIPIFVKTTTIIIIITATIYPISGDIISLLFERKAFDSQSVILTSKALIGYLPGIFFLSAVIILQRLFYAIKNTKTPLIISTVSLILSIPFYKILSDLWGIIGISSATSVFSAIATILTVWRWHKFYPHTKLLSAVKPVLIAILIAAVVVIIEFCTIRIIREFMFIRILRVCLISFPAITFSAIMFQFFKIIDIKDLFTKTVRKVVRR, encoded by the coding sequence ATGAAAAAAAATCTTCAACAAACAAGTTCTTCGGCGATTTTTGTCGTTTTTTCATCGAACGTTTTGAGCAAAATTATAGGTTTTTTGCTTGTTGTTGTTTTCGCCTCAACGGTAGGCACTTCATCCGACGGCGATGCTTACACGTTTGCCTTTATTCTTCCGGATTTGGTAAACCACCTTTTAGCCGGAAGCGCTTTATCAATCGCATTTATTCCGATTTTTCAAGAATTATCCGATAATCAGGAAAAACAAAACCGATTTTTTTCAAATATTTTTACAATAGGAACTATTGTTTTTGTTTCGGTTCTTTTGATTTGTTTTTTTGCAACACCGTTTTTTGTAAAAATTCTTGCAGGAAATTCGATTACGACAAATATTCAAACGTTTGAACTAACGGTTAAACTTACACGAATTGTTTTGCCTGCGCAATTGTTTTTCTTTTGGGGGGCAATTTTTATAGGCGTTCAACAAGCAAACAAAAATTATAAATTTTCGGCTCTCGCACCAATAGTTTATGACACGATAATAATAATTTTCGGACTTGTTTTTTTTAAATTTATCGGTATTGCCGGATTTTCTTGGGGAGTCCTTTTTGGAGCGTTCGTCGGACACACATTAATTCAATTTTTTGGGGCAAAACGATTTTCAATAAAATATTCGCCATACATCAATATCAAAGACAAAGATTTTTTACAGTGGTTTTACAAAACGATTCCGCTTGCGCTTGGATTAGGAATTACATTTTCAAATGAATTTACGTTCAGATTTTTCGGCTCGCGAATTGAAAACGGACAAGGCGCTATCGTCGCTCTAAATTACGCTTATAAAATAGTTATGATTATCGTTGTATTGTTCGGAAGTTCTATAGCCGGAACGATTTATCCGTTTTTATCAGAAAAAGCAAAAGAAAAAAAATATGATGAAATGGAGAATTTTTTAATTCCGATTTTTGTAAAAACCACTACAATAATCATAATAATTACCGCGACGATTTACCCGATTTCAGGAGATATAATTTCACTTTTGTTTGAAAGAAAAGCGTTTGATTCGCAATCTGTAATCCTAACTTCAAAAGCGCTTATCGGATATTTACCGGGAATCTTTTTTTTATCTGCGGTAATTATTTTGCAAAGACTTTTTTATGCAATAAAAAATACAAAAACACCGTTGATAATATCTACCGTTTCATTAATTTTGTCGATTCCTTTTTACAAAATTTTAAGCGATCTTTGGGGAATTATAGGGATTTCGTCCGCTACTTCGGTATTTTCAGCGATCGCAACGATCTTAACCGTTTGGCGTTGGCATAAATTTTATCCGCACACAAAACTGCTTTCCGCCGTCAAACCGGTCTTAATCGCGATTCTTATCGCTGCCGTAGTTGTAATTATTGAATTTTGCACGATAAGAATTATCCGTGAATTTATGTTTATTCGTATTTTGCGAGTTTGCCTTATTTCTTTTCCTGCAATAACGTTCTCTGCGATTATGTTTCAATTTTTCAAAATAATTGACATAAAAGATTTATTTACTAAAACCGTAAGAAAAGTTGTAAGGCGCTAA